Genomic segment of Novipirellula artificiosorum:
GCGGGGCTGATCATCCAATCGCACCCGAAACGACGGCTGGTTGTTCGCCAACGCGTCTACGTGTCATGCGATTCCAGCTGGATCGAAGTCACGCCGAGCGCCGATGCGTCGGTCTCGTATGAGTACCGACTTAGCTTTGACGATTCGACACCGATCAAGCCGCAAAGCCACTCGTTAAAGATGAGTCCACACCGATTCATTCGCGAAGTCGCTTCGGCAAGAACGTTTATCACCGAAGAGCAGGCCCAAATCCTGCGAAGCCAAGGCATTGCATCGCATGTCACGAATCAAGACTTGCTGATCCTCAATGAAAACGGGCCGGTCGACAATCGGCTTCGATACTCCAATGAATGCGCCCGACACAAGTTGCTCGACATGATCGGCGACTTCGCATTGGCGGGCGTTGAATTCGTAGGAAATATTGTTTCTTACCGTGGCGGACACAATCTCAACGGCCGAATGGCTCAGCAACTCGCGGAGCTGGCGGCACAACAAATTCCACTTACCACTTCGGCGGATCAGACTCGCAAAGCTGCGTAGCAAACGTAGTATTCCGCGAGCAATCGAACTGCCAAACAAACCGAAAGACCTTGGAGCCGAATGAATGGGTACGATGATTGCGCAAACTGCGGTGGTCGATCCTCGGGCAAAGATTGGAACAAACGTTCGCATCGGGCATTTCTGTGTGATTGGTCCAGATGTCAAAGTCGGCGACGATTGTTTGATCGAAGATCATGTGGTGTTGACGGGGGATTCTACCCTGGGAGAAGAAAATCATGTCTTCCCGGGAACCGTGATTGGGGCCGACCCACAAGACACGAGCTACAAGGGCACGCCGACTCGAGTCGTGATTGGCGATGGGAATGTGTTCCGCGAGTATTGCACGGTGAATCGCGCCACGGAAAAAGAAGAAGGTGTCACACGCATCGGTAACAACAACTACTTCATGGCATCGGCACATGTTGCACATGACTGTCTGCTGGGTGACCGCAATATCTTGGCCAACAACGTGATGCTGGGTGGCCACGCTCATCTCGGCAACGACATCACGATCGCTGGCGCCGCGGGCATCTCACATTTTGCTTCGGTGGGCTCACTCAGTTTTGTCAGTGCGATGAGCCGCGTGTTGCACGATGTGCCTCCCTACATGATTGTCGATGGCCAACCCGCGAAACCTCGCGCGGTCAACTCGATCGGCCTAAAACGTCACGGTTTTTCCAAAGAAGACACCGCAGCGTTGACCAAGGCGTTTCGATTGTTGTATCGATCGTACGTCGGCTTCGAATCTGCCAAAGAACAACTGTTAACGACAGGCCCCATTCGTCCTGTCCTACGCGAACTATTTGATTTTTTAGAATACTCTGTTGGCGGCCAAAAGGGCCGTGGACGCGATCGAAGGAGAAAAGCAGCGTGACCAATCTACAAATCGCCGTTATCGGCGCCGGCCATCTTGGACGAATCCATACGAAACTGTTGCAGCAAGTCGACGGCGTCGACGTGGTCGCGGTCAGCGATCCCAATGAACAGGCTCGCGAAACGATCGAGAAACAATTCGGTGTTCCAACCTACGCTGACTATCGCGACTGCATCCCCAAAATCGATGCCGCAGTCGTCGCCGCCCCGACGGATCTGCACGCTGAAATTGCAACCGACCTGCTCAAAGCGGGCAAGCATGTGCTCGCCGAGAAACCACTCGCGGCCAATGGTCCGGATGCTCAACGTCTCGCATCACTTGCGCGAGCAAAACGCTTGACGCTTCAAGTCGGCCACGTGGAACGGTTCAATCCTGCTTTCACGGCGCTCGAAGATTTAGCCGTCGACGTCAAGTATGTCGAAGCGGTCCGCGCCTCGCGATTCCCAGGCCGATGTCTCGACGTCGGTGTGGTCATGGATCTGATGATTCATGATTTGGACTTGGTGTTGTCGTTCACCGATGCCGCTGTTCGCTCGGTTCATGCCAGCGGAGTGTCGGTGATCAGTGGGCATGAAGACATGGCGGAAACAAGAATCGAATTCGAGTGTGGACTCGTTGCCAATCTGAAGGCATCGCGGTTGAGCCCCACGCCCGCTCGAGCGATGCAGGTTTTCGGACCTAACGGATTCGCTGATATCGATTTCGGAACCCCTTCCTTGTCCTCGGTCTATCCCAGTGATGAAGTGGTCGACCGAAACTTTGATCTTGATAGCGACGTGGTGAATCCGCTCGGATGTGCCGACCAGATTTTCTCGGGCCCGCTCGTATGCAACACGCAAGAGCTGACGCCAAGAAACGCGATCCTCGACGAATTGCATGATTTTGTGATTAGCGTGCAGACCGGTGTTTCGCCAACCGTCAGCGGCGACGCGGCTGCCCGAGCGGTTTCCGTCGCCGATCAGGTCCTTGAATCGATTTCAGAGCGGAATTGGTACGAAGGGTCCACGGTCAATGAAGTTGGACCGCATGCTTTGGTTCGCAAGCGGATCGAATCGGCCAGCCGCCGAGTTCACCAACAACGCCGTGCGGCTTAGCACAACCGGCCCCTATTCATCGAGTGGCTTGTTCTCAAGGTTCGAGTGCAAGCAACTCCAAACATATCTCGGCAGCCCTGTTGGACTGCCGCGTGGGCGATTTGGCCGATGATCACGTGATGGGCCCCATGGTCGCCATCGGCAAAGGTACCAAAGACGCTTGACCCAAGCCCAGACAACTCACGCTCGACGAAGTCGTCATTGAGAACGGATTTGGAGAATCGCGGAGATCGGTTGGCGACACGGGCTTTCGTCACGGAAGTTTTGAGGTCGTCCAGAGGTCGTTTGCTATTACCTTTCACCACGCGATGAAAAAGCTGCATCGTGTTCCTCGTTTGTGATGAAGCCATCCTTGTTGCGATCAAGTCGCTGCCAGAGGGCTGGTCCTCCACGAAACTCCTCCTCGCTGATTCGTCCGTCCCGATCACGATCCTGATTCGTGACGACCTTCTGCCAGGACATTCTCGGACCACGCTGCTCAGCCGCAGCCGTCCGCTGGGGGGTAACGACCGCGTTTGCCGTGCTCTCCGAAGTCTGCGCCGTTGTTTTCTGCGATTCCAATTTCGTTTGCTTCAGTGTCTGCTCAAAAAAGTTGCGGACCCGATCAGCGACCCCCTGTTCATTGAAAGCCGCCCCGCCGTGCCCAGCACCGTGAATGGTGTGAAAATGGACGGAAACCCCTGCTTTCTTGAGCGCGTTGAAGAGAAGCTCACTTTGGTTGAGCGGTACGGTTCCGTCTTGATCGCCATGTACGATCAAGAAGGGCGGATCGTCTTGACTTACGTAAGTGATGGGATTCACTCGTCGGACCTGCTCGGGATTCTCCAACACGGCACCACCGATCAGCTTGGCTTCCGGTGAATCAGCTTGAGCATGACGTTCGTAGCGCGGTGTGGTGACGAAGACGTTGAAGTCGGTGGGCCCGTAGTAATCGCAAACAGCCTGAACACCACTCGACTGATCTCGATTTTCTCCCACGTCAAATTCTTCGATGTCACCGCTCGAGCCGACGAGTGCGGCTAGGTGCCCACCAGCGGAACTGCCCCAAACACCAAATCGATTTCGATCGAGGTTGTACTCATCGGCATGGGCTCGGAGCCAACGAATGGCAGCCTTGCAGTCCTCGATCTGCGCGGGAAAGTTGGCTTGATCGCTGAGCCGATAGCCGATACTTGCAACCGCATAGCCTTGTGTCACGTACCCTGCGCGAAGCGGCGGGCAACCCGCTTTGCTCCCCCCTTGCCAGCCACCGCCATGAATCCAAACGATGACGGGTAGGGCTTCCGAAGCCTTAGGCAAGTAAAGGTCAAGCCGCTGGCGATCATCACCATTCTCGACATAAGCCAAATCACGATGGGCCACCGCCCCAGCGAGCATGCCTGAATCGGCTTGCAGAGGCTGGGGTGGGCGGGGTTGGGTCTGCGCGAAGGACGGCAAGACCGTGATTGTGGTGACAGCGACGAACCACGCGAAGTGGGACGGTGTGCGAGAAAACCGATTCATGAATGCCTCATCCGTTTCGGAAGATTACGAGTCCCCCAATGTAACCCAAGAACTCCTTGGTGGTTCGGGTTGAGACGAGTCTGCGTGAAATCGATCGAACGAATCCATTTCAGCTGGTCGATTCATTCGCTAACACTGTGCCGTGAAACCATGTCGTGAAACCGATTCGAGCGGTGACGTCTTGGTTTCGACTCAAGGAGTGCGCCATAAGTCCTTTTTAGGTAAGTGTTTACGGATCTTCTCGGGTGAACATTCGCGGAAGGTGTGGAGGCTGTGCGCAGCGTCAACGGCCAGCGGTTCACTTTTGGTCGAGAGTCGGTCGCTGTAAATGAAATTTCTCCAACAGCAAATGAATCCACAGACTCGTGCCGAAAATGCTTTTGGGAAGCAGCTTTGGCGGCAACGGGGCTGTCACCGTTCGAGGCTGGGCATGGCACTGACACGTTCGGCGATAACGTCCACGGCGAACCACTCGACGGTAAAGGATCGNNNNNNNNNNNNNNNNNNNNNNNNNNNNNN
This window contains:
- the lpxC gene encoding UDP-3-O-acyl-N-acetylglucosamine deacetylase, encoding MTPSRNEHTIAVSCEVRGRGYWSGQDVRVVMNPAPAGTGICLIRSDLPSAPCCPATVEHRHDANLRTILQLGDARFEMIEHLMAALVGLEIDNCFVEIDAEELPGLDGSSAAFVESLRHAGLIIQSHPKRRLVVRQRVYVSCDSSWIEVTPSADASVSYEYRLSFDDSTPIKPQSHSLKMSPHRFIREVASARTFITEEQAQILRSQGIASHVTNQDLLILNENGPVDNRLRYSNECARHKLLDMIGDFALAGVEFVGNIVSYRGGHNLNGRMAQQLAELAAQQIPLTTSADQTRKAA
- the lpxA gene encoding acyl-ACP--UDP-N-acetylglucosamine O-acyltransferase, which codes for MIAQTAVVDPRAKIGTNVRIGHFCVIGPDVKVGDDCLIEDHVVLTGDSTLGEENHVFPGTVIGADPQDTSYKGTPTRVVIGDGNVFREYCTVNRATEKEEGVTRIGNNNYFMASAHVAHDCLLGDRNILANNVMLGGHAHLGNDITIAGAAGISHFASVGSLSFVSAMSRVLHDVPPYMIVDGQPAKPRAVNSIGLKRHGFSKEDTAALTKAFRLLYRSYVGFESAKEQLLTTGPIRPVLRELFDFLEYSVGGQKGRGRDRRRKAA
- a CDS encoding Gfo/Idh/MocA family oxidoreductase; translation: MTNLQIAVIGAGHLGRIHTKLLQQVDGVDVVAVSDPNEQARETIEKQFGVPTYADYRDCIPKIDAAVVAAPTDLHAEIATDLLKAGKHVLAEKPLAANGPDAQRLASLARAKRLTLQVGHVERFNPAFTALEDLAVDVKYVEAVRASRFPGRCLDVGVVMDLMIHDLDLVLSFTDAAVRSVHASGVSVISGHEDMAETRIEFECGLVANLKASRLSPTPARAMQVFGPNGFADIDFGTPSLSSVYPSDEVVDRNFDLDSDVVNPLGCADQIFSGPLVCNTQELTPRNAILDELHDFVISVQTGVSPTVSGDAAARAVSVADQVLESISERNWYEGSTVNEVGPHALVRKRIESASRRVHQQRRAA
- a CDS encoding alpha/beta hydrolase fold domain-containing protein, whose amino-acid sequence is MNRFSRTPSHFAWFVAVTTITVLPSFAQTQPRPPQPLQADSGMLAGAVAHRDLAYVENGDDRQRLDLYLPKASEALPVIVWIHGGGWQGGSKAGCPPLRAGYVTQGYAVASIGYRLSDQANFPAQIEDCKAAIRWLRAHADEYNLDRNRFGVWGSSAGGHLAALVGSSGDIEEFDVGENRDQSSGVQAVCDYYGPTDFNVFVTTPRYERHAQADSPEAKLIGGAVLENPEQVRRVNPITYVSQDDPPFLIVHGDQDGTVPLNQSELLFNALKKAGVSVHFHTIHGAGHGGAAFNEQGVADRVRNFFEQTLKQTKLESQKTTAQTSESTANAVVTPQRTAAAEQRGPRMSWQKVVTNQDRDRDGRISEEEFRGGPALWQRLDRNKDGFITNEEHDAAFSSRGER